The Frondihabitans australicus genome includes a region encoding these proteins:
- a CDS encoding MBL fold metallo-hydrolase, which translates to MTADPGQEPRPTSTSQFAASEAFGVPPLEAVRDDVWALGLAMPGEHIPASLLYLLRDAEGGLHLVDPGTDGDENFAAVESALGTLGAGWGDVRTITVTHLHPDHLGMAERLRAATGAAVQLSGIEADALGRLDSLRLTPDQVAARAALWGVPTARNPELLEAAGRAPDYPTVTVDRRLTDGQDLEVAGFALRALVTPGHTPGHLCLVDESRGLLLSGDHLLPTMFSGLGLGGPTDSNALADFVGSCTRVAALGDLEVLPGHGYRFRGLPERAAAAAEHHLRRTREVSGVLRSDPASSIWTVASQLTWTAGWENLTGFYLWSALSQVEMHRDYLAAGGAL; encoded by the coding sequence AGCCAGTTCGCCGCCTCCGAGGCGTTCGGGGTGCCGCCGCTCGAAGCCGTCCGCGACGACGTGTGGGCGCTGGGCCTGGCGATGCCGGGCGAGCACATCCCCGCGTCGCTCCTGTACCTCCTCCGCGACGCCGAGGGAGGCCTGCATCTCGTCGACCCGGGCACCGACGGCGACGAGAACTTCGCCGCGGTCGAGTCCGCGCTCGGTACCCTCGGCGCGGGCTGGGGCGACGTGCGGACGATCACGGTGACGCACCTGCATCCCGATCACCTCGGCATGGCCGAGCGGCTGCGCGCCGCGACCGGCGCCGCCGTGCAGCTCTCCGGCATCGAGGCCGACGCGCTCGGGCGGCTCGACTCGCTGCGCCTCACGCCCGACCAGGTCGCTGCCCGCGCGGCGCTCTGGGGCGTGCCGACCGCTCGCAATCCCGAACTGCTCGAGGCGGCCGGGCGAGCCCCCGACTATCCGACCGTGACGGTCGACCGGCGGCTCACCGACGGGCAGGATCTGGAGGTCGCGGGCTTCGCCCTCCGCGCCCTCGTCACGCCCGGCCACACCCCCGGGCACCTGTGCCTCGTCGACGAGAGCCGCGGCCTGCTCCTGTCGGGCGACCACCTGCTGCCGACGATGTTCTCGGGCCTCGGGCTCGGCGGGCCGACGGACTCCAACGCCCTGGCGGACTTCGTCGGCAGCTGCACGCGCGTCGCCGCCCTCGGCGATCTCGAGGTGCTGCCGGGCCACGGCTACCGGTTCCGCGGGCTCCCGGAACGCGCGGCGGCGGCGGCCGAGCACCACCTTCGGCGGACGAGGGAGGTCTCGGGCGTGCTGCGCTCGGATCCTGCGTCGTCGATCTGGACCGTCGCGTCGCAGCTGACCTGGACCGCCGGCTGGGAGAACCTCACCGGGTTCTACCTCTGGTCGGCGCTGTCGCAGGTGGAGATGCACCGCGACTACCTGGCCGCGGGCGGCGCCCTCTAG
- a CDS encoding GAF domain-containing protein, with protein sequence MTSPLRPLALPFFRGRFSGLGGRFSIPRPSDAPSAHSPGVDPDRILIFGNGAAVGWGVRSHDLALPGQLSRQLSAVTGRGVDADLVADPLITIQNAVDHLPDDRVPTYDAIVVVIGFSDALRMTSVRRWRQDMAALLGRLVALRSTGAEIVIQAIHRPSSIKYFALKEAGAVDAHAERLNAVTRELCDELPGVRLIVSRDRAEAERKIADEHGSHGGGQGIVGEQIPATELFRLIAATITAQLAPLLDDHFARGREDCPLRVRPQSDDDRDRAVRALGILDTPHEKRFDEIVERARVLLGTTGAAFSVVDRDRVWNKAVAGPVPREFPNERAMCSVTIRGDGPFVVPDVWEDSRFEATSELRFYAGYPVQTPDGIRIGALCVTDPQPRHADQVDLVLLRELALSVQRELSQVSQAF encoded by the coding sequence GTGACCTCACCACTCCGACCCCTGGCCCTGCCGTTCTTCCGCGGGCGCTTCTCGGGGCTCGGCGGCAGGTTCTCGATCCCACGGCCGAGCGACGCGCCCAGCGCGCACTCTCCCGGGGTCGACCCCGACCGCATCCTGATCTTCGGAAACGGTGCGGCGGTCGGCTGGGGTGTGCGCAGCCACGACCTGGCTCTGCCGGGCCAGCTCTCGCGCCAGCTCTCGGCGGTCACGGGCCGCGGAGTCGACGCCGACCTCGTGGCGGACCCGCTCATCACGATCCAGAACGCCGTCGACCACCTGCCCGATGACCGGGTTCCCACCTACGACGCGATCGTCGTGGTCATCGGCTTCTCGGATGCCCTCCGCATGACCTCGGTGCGCCGGTGGCGGCAGGACATGGCGGCCCTCCTCGGTCGCCTCGTCGCCCTGCGCAGCACCGGAGCCGAGATCGTGATCCAGGCGATCCACCGACCGTCGTCGATCAAGTACTTCGCGCTGAAGGAGGCCGGCGCCGTCGACGCTCACGCCGAGCGCCTCAACGCCGTCACGCGCGAACTCTGCGACGAGCTGCCCGGCGTCCGCCTCATCGTCAGCCGCGATCGCGCCGAGGCCGAGAGGAAGATCGCCGACGAGCACGGCAGCCACGGCGGCGGCCAGGGGATCGTCGGCGAGCAGATCCCGGCGACCGAGCTCTTCCGCCTCATCGCCGCGACGATCACCGCGCAGCTCGCGCCCCTTCTCGACGACCACTTCGCCCGCGGCCGGGAGGACTGCCCCCTCCGGGTCCGCCCGCAGTCCGACGACGACCGCGATCGCGCGGTCCGCGCCCTCGGAATCCTCGACACCCCGCACGAGAAGCGCTTCGACGAGATCGTCGAGCGGGCGCGCGTGCTCCTCGGCACGACGGGCGCGGCGTTCTCGGTGGTAGACCGCGACCGCGTCTGGAACAAGGCCGTCGCCGGCCCGGTGCCGCGCGAGTTCCCCAACGAGCGCGCCATGTGCTCGGTCACGATCCGGGGCGACGGGCCGTTCGTCGTGCCCGACGTGTGGGAGGACTCCCGCTTCGAGGCCACCTCCGAGCTCCGCTTCTACGCCGGCTACCCGGTCCAGACTCCCGACGGAATCCGCATCGGGGCGCTCTGCGTGACCGACCCGCAGCCTCGTCACGCCGATCAGGTCGACCTCGTGCTGCTGCGCGAGCTGGCGCTCTCGGTGCAGCGCGAACTGTCTCAGGTGTCGCAGGCGTTCTAG
- a CDS encoding MBL fold metallo-hydrolase encodes MPERTRHSVVPVVTEVAAGVHFVQGPASNWTILSGDGTASLIDTGYPADFDLLRATILDVAGDVPIDAVAVTHGHSDHTGGVRGLLEAFPGLRVLAAAEELPNIRRDELIQVGVPQLAPYLWRPRFAAWARHAIAAGGLSDVGVPDPEAWVAGSGLTLSGHTVVPQLAPGHTPGHSVYLLPDAEAIATGDALVTGHAVLPTLGPQPIHRVFDHDRDRALETFASINWRRRGIAVLPGHGPVLLRP; translated from the coding sequence GTGCCCGAACGAACCCGCCACTCCGTCGTCCCCGTCGTCACCGAGGTCGCGGCCGGGGTGCACTTCGTCCAGGGGCCCGCGTCGAACTGGACGATCCTCTCCGGCGACGGCACCGCCAGCCTCATCGACACCGGCTACCCCGCCGACTTCGACCTCCTGCGCGCAACGATCCTCGACGTCGCCGGCGACGTCCCGATCGACGCCGTCGCCGTCACGCACGGGCACTCCGACCACACGGGCGGTGTGCGGGGGCTGCTCGAGGCGTTCCCCGGTCTCCGCGTCCTCGCCGCCGCCGAGGAGTTGCCCAACATCCGCCGGGACGAGCTCATCCAGGTGGGCGTGCCGCAGCTGGCGCCCTACCTCTGGCGGCCTCGATTCGCCGCGTGGGCGCGGCACGCGATCGCGGCCGGGGGGCTCTCCGATGTGGGGGTGCCTGATCCTGAGGCCTGGGTCGCAGGATCCGGGCTCACTCTGAGCGGCCACACGGTCGTGCCCCAGCTCGCCCCCGGCCACACGCCCGGGCACTCCGTCTACCTACTGCCCGACGCCGAGGCCATCGCCACCGGCGACGCTCTCGTGACCGGGCACGCGGTGCTGCCGACCCTCGGCCCGCAGCCGATCCACCGGGTCTTCGACCACGATCGCGACCGGGCGCTCGAGACGTTCGCATCGATCAACTGGCGGCGTCGGGGGATCGCGGTGCTGCCGGGCCACGGCCCCGTGCTCCTGCGCCCCTGA
- a CDS encoding NeuD/PglB/VioB family sugar acetyltransferase, which yields MAVFGAGGHASVAMDVLTAAGYTVAACLTPGGSGEKRGVPILDEVEGIRILRAQGVRRAHVALGDNVLRERVTAMVQGEGFDLVSAISPTASVADDVEVGAGTLVVHGAVVNVGTRLGAGVIVNTLASVDHDGDIGDFAHIAPGTHLAGNVTVGARSLLGVGTSVIPETTIGHDVVVGAGSVVVTHLDSTVRAWGNPARTRKAAS from the coding sequence GTGGCGGTCTTCGGCGCGGGCGGTCACGCGAGCGTGGCGATGGATGTCCTCACCGCAGCGGGCTACACCGTCGCCGCGTGCCTCACGCCTGGGGGATCCGGCGAGAAGCGCGGGGTGCCGATTCTCGACGAGGTCGAGGGCATTCGGATCCTGCGCGCACAGGGCGTGCGCCGGGCGCACGTCGCGCTGGGCGACAACGTCCTCCGTGAGCGGGTGACCGCCATGGTGCAGGGCGAGGGCTTCGACCTGGTGTCGGCCATCAGCCCCACCGCCTCTGTCGCGGACGACGTCGAGGTCGGCGCGGGCACGCTCGTGGTCCACGGTGCCGTGGTCAACGTCGGCACCCGGCTCGGCGCCGGGGTTATCGTCAACACGCTCGCCTCGGTCGACCACGACGGCGACATCGGCGACTTCGCGCACATCGCGCCGGGCACCCATCTGGCCGGCAACGTGACAGTGGGCGCCCGGTCCCTCCTGGGGGTCGGGACGAGCGTCATACCCGAGACGACGATCGGTCACGACGTCGTCGTCGGAGCGGGGAGCGTCGTGGTGACGCACCTCGACAGCACAGTCAGGGCCTGGGGGAATCCGGCTCGCACACGAAAGGCCGCTTCATGA
- a CDS encoding DegT/DnrJ/EryC1/StrS family aminotransferase — protein sequence MSTVDVQRVALAQPDLEGNELKYVTECLETGWISSIGRFISQFEMDFSRLAGTTHAVATNNGTTALHLALAALGVGPGDEVIVPTVTYVATANAVLYCGATPVLVDVMPGTLNIDPVAFEAAVTERTRGVISVHLYGIPADVVAIGDICERHGLFHVEDAAESHGATVGGRPVGSFGDAAIFSFFGNKIVTTGEGGVVTSNNDELTDRLRLLRGQGMDPSRRYWFPVVGYNYRMTNIQAAIGVAQLERFDEMLGKRRAIEDRYRAGLADLGEFVEVPEAPDGSRSVPWLQNVFLRDGDAARRDAVMTGLSAKGVDSRPVFYPMHVLPAFLSDAAFPVADDWSARGISLPLHTGLSLADVDRVCETLGAVASTR from the coding sequence ATGAGCACGGTGGACGTCCAGAGGGTCGCACTGGCCCAGCCCGATCTCGAGGGCAACGAGCTGAAGTACGTCACCGAGTGCCTCGAGACCGGTTGGATCTCGTCGATCGGTCGCTTCATCAGCCAGTTCGAGATGGACTTCTCCCGGCTCGCCGGCACCACGCACGCCGTCGCGACCAACAACGGCACCACCGCTCTGCACCTCGCTCTGGCGGCGCTGGGCGTCGGGCCCGGGGACGAGGTCATCGTGCCGACGGTGACGTACGTCGCCACGGCCAACGCCGTGCTATACTGCGGCGCGACCCCGGTGCTGGTCGACGTCATGCCCGGCACTCTCAACATCGACCCGGTCGCGTTCGAGGCAGCCGTCACCGAGCGCACGCGCGGTGTCATCTCGGTCCACCTCTACGGGATCCCCGCCGATGTCGTCGCGATCGGCGACATCTGCGAGCGGCACGGGCTCTTCCACGTCGAGGACGCAGCCGAGTCGCACGGGGCGACCGTCGGGGGCCGACCCGTCGGCTCGTTCGGCGACGCCGCGATCTTCAGCTTCTTCGGCAACAAGATCGTCACGACGGGCGAGGGCGGCGTGGTCACGTCCAACAACGACGAGCTGACGGACAGGCTGCGCCTGCTCCGCGGCCAGGGCATGGACCCGTCGCGTCGGTACTGGTTCCCCGTCGTGGGCTACAACTACCGGATGACGAACATCCAGGCGGCGATCGGCGTGGCGCAGCTCGAGAGGTTCGACGAGATGCTCGGCAAGCGCCGTGCCATCGAAGACCGCTACCGCGCAGGGCTCGCCGACCTCGGCGAATTCGTCGAGGTGCCCGAGGCTCCCGACGGCAGCCGCTCGGTCCCGTGGCTGCAGAACGTCTTCCTGCGCGACGGCGATGCGGCGCGTCGCGACGCCGTCATGACCGGTCTCTCGGCGAAGGGCGTCGACAGCCGTCCCGTCTTCTACCCGATGCACGTGCTCCCGGCGTTCCTGTCGGATGCGGCCTTCCCGGTCGCCGACGACTGGAGCGCGCGGGGAATCAGCCTGCCTCTCCACACGGGGCTGTCCCTCGCCGACGTCGACCGCGTCTGCGAGACCCTGGGCGCCGTGGCGTCGACCCGATGA